A genome region from Streptomyces katrae includes the following:
- a CDS encoding DUF6924 domain-containing protein, translating to MSDRVEWPAGRDKDAALVIRTDYDDEQAWAAVKAALMKTWGEEDDFEPYVHIVDDPAWTGITPAQVLSEASAHEERHHVAYLADYTSMREAPVTLLALSLLTRQECESDEEFEAYGGSFRVVPYGIHEMNANLMIANLDFGDFADVAGDDPEGVFRGFAD from the coding sequence ATGAGTGACCGTGTGGAGTGGCCGGCGGGGCGTGACAAGGACGCCGCGCTGGTCATCAGGACTGACTACGACGATGAGCAAGCGTGGGCGGCCGTGAAGGCGGCGCTGATGAAAACCTGGGGTGAGGAGGACGACTTCGAGCCGTACGTCCACATCGTCGACGATCCGGCGTGGACGGGTATCACTCCCGCTCAGGTACTTTCCGAGGCATCCGCGCACGAAGAGCGCCACCACGTGGCCTATCTCGCTGACTACACCTCGATGCGGGAGGCCCCTGTCACGCTGCTGGCGCTGTCCCTGCTGACCAGGCAGGAGTGCGAAAGCGACGAAGAGTTCGAAGCGTACGGCGGCTCGTTCCGCGTGGTGCCGTACGGGATCCACGAGATGAACGCGAACCTGATGATCGCCAACCTCGACTTCGGCGATTTCGCGGACGTGGCCGGGGACGACCCCGAGGGCGTCTTCCGAGGCTTTGCCGACTGA